A section of the Nitrososphaerota archaeon genome encodes:
- a CDS encoding type II methionyl aminopeptidase, with product MQLDDYIKAGKIASEVRELARAKDWVGKTLYEICETVESEIKSRGGKCAFPVNTSLNEIAAHYTAEPNDPKVLTSSDLIKIDLGVQINGYIADTAVSVSYDPESSILVETAEEALKAAMTMVKEGTKSSDIGKTIQKTVTQYNLKPIANLSGHSLEQYTIHAGKSIPNMWSIGSFALSTKEAYACEPFVTTAKGLGFVREGKTKNIFGLVSRKKTKNENANKLVDFIWDNFSTLPFALRWIVRSYEEKEARTLLEELIKNKIVRAYPVLNEANGQRVAQAEHTFIPNATGAIVTTL from the coding sequence TTGCAATTAGATGATTACATCAAGGCAGGTAAAATAGCGTCTGAGGTTCGCGAGCTTGCAAGGGCCAAGGACTGGGTTGGAAAAACACTCTATGAAATCTGCGAAACAGTCGAATCTGAAATCAAGTCCCGCGGAGGAAAATGCGCATTTCCAGTAAACACAAGTCTAAACGAGATTGCAGCTCACTATACTGCAGAGCCAAACGACCCCAAGGTTCTGACCAGCTCGGATCTGATCAAAATAGATCTTGGAGTCCAGATAAACGGGTACATTGCAGACACAGCAGTATCTGTGTCTTACGATCCGGAATCCTCCATTTTGGTAGAAACCGCAGAAGAGGCACTCAAGGCAGCAATGACAATGGTAAAGGAGGGAACCAAATCAAGCGACATTGGAAAGACAATACAAAAAACAGTAACGCAGTACAATCTCAAGCCAATTGCAAACTTGTCAGGTCATTCCCTAGAACAATACACAATTCATGCGGGAAAATCAATCCCAAACATGTGGTCAATTGGCTCATTTGCATTATCTACAAAAGAAGCATATGCCTGTGAGCCATTTGTCACCACGGCAAAAGGGTTAGGGTTTGTCAGGGAGGGAAAGACAAAGAACATTTTTGGCCTCGTCTCGCGCAAAAAGACAAAGAATGAAAATGCAAACAAGCTAGTCGACTTTATCTGGGATAACTTCAGCACACTACCATTTGCCCTCAGATGGATAGTAAGGTCATACGAGGAAAAAGAAGCAAGAACACTGCTTGAGGAATTGATAAAAAACAAAATCGTTCGCGCATATCCAGTGCTCAATGAGGCTAACGGTCAGCGAGTAGCACAGGCAGAGCACACGTTCATCCCCAATGCAACTGGCGCAATAGTAACTACTCTATAG
- a CDS encoding tRNA-binding protein has translation MVITYDDFAKLEIRVAKIIATESIPGKTKIIKGTIDLGEETRSLIIGGAQYFTLEEMVGKTVIAITNLEPKTVGGVESNAMLLAADLDDKPYWLTVDESIPLGTKIK, from the coding sequence ATGGTAATTACATATGATGACTTTGCCAAACTCGAGATAAGAGTGGCAAAAATCATCGCAACGGAGAGTATACCGGGAAAAACCAAGATCATAAAGGGCACAATCGACCTTGGCGAGGAAACAAGAAGTCTCATAATCGGTGGCGCACAATATTTCACACTGGAAGAAATGGTGGGAAAAACAGTAATTGCAATTACAAATCTCGAACCAAAGACGGTTGGTGGCGTAGAGTCAAATGCGATGCTTTTGGCAGCTGATCTGGACGACAAACCGTATTGGTTGACGGTAGATGAGTCAATTCCTTTGGGTACTAAAATAAAATAA
- a CDS encoding SRPBCC family protein yields MATIVVAVKINAPVDKVWDVVSDLDGEPKFWKGTKSVRNISRDGNTIQREIIIAFRDSKCMQTVLLQPKQKILATFTEGIINGTKTVQIIPEGQKTKLEVIWDIRMTGMLGMFTGMVKKHIKSGTEQALEAIKQEIEK; encoded by the coding sequence ATGGCAACAATAGTGGTTGCAGTTAAAATTAATGCACCGGTAGATAAGGTCTGGGATGTTGTCTCTGATCTTGACGGCGAGCCAAAATTCTGGAAGGGGACAAAGTCGGTCCGAAATATTTCGAGGGACGGCAATACAATACAGCGCGAAATAATAATTGCATTTAGAGATTCCAAATGCATGCAGACAGTATTACTACAACCAAAGCAGAAAATTCTTGCCACATTCACAGAAGGCATCATAAACGGAACAAAGACAGTCCAGATAATACCGGAAGGGCAAAAAACAAAGCTAGAGGTAATTTGGGACATCAGGATGACAGGTATGCTAGGCATGTTTACAGGCATGGTCAAAAAGCACATCAAGAGTGGAACCGAACAAGCACTAGAAGCAATCAAGCAAGAAATCGAGAAATAA
- a CDS encoding trypsin-like serine protease, which yields MSKSAVIFGGLLATVIVLVSYSIFLNPPNQTPTIEDISENTKNSVIAQDKKDLSLIELFEKSEAGVVRLNVKRPATDIRGMGGVGSGFVYDSQGYVITNEHVVKNAEKITVTFLDGRSYKAKVIGQDLYTDLAVVKVNASSDVLVPLPVGNSSKLRVGEPIAAIGNPFGLSGSMSSGIVSQVGRLLPSQDSGFQIPDIIQTDAAINPGNSGGPLLNMRGEVVGINTAIQSESGDFAGVGFAVPSNTVQKIIPVLIENKTYHHPWVGISGRDIDPDLADILNLKDARGFLIINVIDDSPAQKAGVRGTTETREVDGVRHQIGGDIVLGIDSKTVRKIDDILIHLQREKKVGDEMVLQILRDGKVTDIVITLHERPSSILALNTTSATNSTQR from the coding sequence TTGAGTAAATCAGCTGTAATTTTTGGAGGATTGCTTGCAACCGTGATTGTTCTGGTATCATACAGCATTTTTCTAAATCCTCCAAATCAAACCCCCACAATAGAAGACATTTCAGAGAATACAAAAAATTCAGTAATTGCGCAAGACAAAAAAGACCTATCATTGATTGAATTATTTGAAAAAAGCGAGGCAGGAGTTGTTCGACTAAACGTAAAGAGGCCTGCAACCGATATAAGAGGAATGGGTGGAGTCGGCTCTGGCTTCGTCTACGATTCCCAAGGGTACGTCATAACAAATGAGCACGTAGTGAAGAATGCGGAAAAGATCACAGTTACATTTTTGGATGGACGATCATACAAGGCCAAAGTAATAGGTCAAGACCTATACACAGACTTGGCAGTTGTTAAGGTGAATGCAAGCTCTGATGTTTTAGTGCCATTGCCTGTTGGGAACTCTTCAAAGCTTCGAGTAGGCGAACCAATTGCGGCAATTGGAAACCCGTTTGGATTATCAGGCTCCATGAGTTCTGGAATAGTAAGCCAGGTTGGAAGGCTGTTGCCATCCCAGGATAGTGGATTCCAAATCCCTGATATCATCCAGACGGATGCTGCAATAAACCCTGGAAACTCCGGAGGTCCACTCCTCAACATGCGAGGTGAGGTAGTTGGAATCAACACTGCAATACAATCAGAATCTGGCGACTTTGCAGGAGTCGGATTTGCAGTACCATCAAACACGGTTCAGAAAATCATCCCAGTTTTGATAGAAAACAAGACATACCACCACCCCTGGGTTGGAATCTCTGGAAGAGATATTGACCCAGACTTGGCAGACATTCTAAATCTCAAGGACGCCAGAGGATTCTTGATAATCAATGTAATAGACGACAGCCCAGCGCAAAAGGCAGGCGTACGAGGAACTACGGAAACAAGGGAGGTGGACGGAGTTCGACACCAAATAGGCGGAGATATTGTTTTGGGGATTGATTCCAAGACTGTTAGAAAAATTGATGATATTTTGATTCACTTGCAGCGAGAGAAAAAAGTCGGAGATGAAATGGTCTTGCAGATTTTGCGGGACGGCAAAGTAACTGATATTGTAATTACACTACACGAGAGGCCGTCATCTATACTTGCACTAAACACAACAAGCGCAACAAATTCAACGCAAAGATAA
- a CDS encoding glycosyltransferase: protein MILDAINYVFVVILIGICFAWITLMKSMVDSFRYTPILDKFHAKTHHIPRVSIILPARNEEGFIAKCLDSLISQDYPNYEIITIDDSSEDSTGEIISKYAEKNSKVIHVTAGPKPEGWMGKNWACMDGYKRATGELLLFTDADTEFEKNVISLAVSHLESLGLDALTVIPKMVCLDVWTKITLPVISTFLHTRFSAIRVNDPTKKTGYFFGSFFIIRKTTYDSVGTHEGVKHEIIEDGALGKKVKEGGFRMKMVRGDHLIEAVWARDWSTLWNALKRLMIPLFLQNGRIAVGIFFAVLFLLFMPYVFLLYSIPFAASSASFSAVFVSSVVSSALLFSACVIDARALQIKMKYAICAPLGSLVVVGGFLVGLIQAKSSSAVSWRGRTYSMKDHTPDFINI, encoded by the coding sequence ATGATTTTAGATGCAATAAACTATGTTTTTGTGGTAATCCTAATCGGAATTTGCTTTGCATGGATTACGCTGATGAAATCCATGGTTGACTCGTTCAGATACACGCCGATTTTGGATAAATTCCATGCAAAGACACATCACATACCGCGAGTCTCAATAATACTTCCTGCAAGAAACGAGGAAGGATTCATTGCAAAATGCCTTGATTCCCTGATATCACAGGATTATCCCAATTACGAAATAATAACAATTGATGACTCCTCAGAAGATTCCACTGGAGAAATAATTTCAAAATATGCAGAGAAAAACTCCAAGGTCATTCATGTCACTGCCGGGCCAAAGCCTGAAGGGTGGATGGGAAAAAACTGGGCCTGTATGGATGGGTACAAAAGGGCAACAGGTGAATTGTTGTTATTCACAGACGCAGACACCGAATTTGAGAAAAATGTAATATCATTGGCAGTCTCACATCTGGAATCTTTAGGCCTAGATGCGCTGACAGTAATCCCAAAGATGGTCTGCCTTGATGTATGGACAAAAATCACACTTCCTGTGATTTCGACATTTTTGCACACACGGTTCTCCGCAATACGGGTAAACGATCCTACAAAAAAGACAGGCTACTTTTTTGGCAGCTTTTTCATCATCCGAAAGACAACGTACGATTCCGTTGGAACCCATGAGGGAGTAAAGCACGAAATCATAGAAGACGGGGCGCTGGGCAAAAAAGTCAAAGAAGGTGGATTTAGGATGAAGATGGTTCGAGGAGACCACCTAATTGAGGCGGTTTGGGCTCGCGATTGGTCAACATTATGGAATGCATTAAAGCGACTGATGATTCCATTGTTTTTGCAGAACGGCAGAATAGCAGTAGGCATATTCTTTGCGGTTTTATTTTTGCTCTTTATGCCGTACGTGTTTTTACTCTATTCCATACCGTTTGCGGCTAGTTCTGCATCGTTTTCTGCTGTCTTTGTGTCATCTGTAGTATCGTCTGCATTGTTGTTCTCAGCATGTGTAATAGATGCCAGAGCACTGCAAATCAAGATGAAATATGCCATTTGTGCACCTCTTGGAAGTCTAGTGGTTGTTGGCGGATTTTTGGTAGGCCTCATCCAGGCAAAGAGCAGCTCAGCAGTGTCATGGAGAGGAAGAACTTATTCCATGAAAGACCACACCCCAGACTTTATCAATATCTAG
- a CDS encoding DUF1512 domain-containing protein, translating into MWLIWIVPIVIFVFYGQRIQLMVTSGEIKKGIEKLNRYKDETRKELTDYLQKKSSDDVTKKIDGYLEYFTIMPVDIDPNGIMLKIKHLLRSREDYTRAQVVSLAQNLTPLEVSKIQNLLEVVTSLNLLHKIVRHLFLTAKKQNNFPLILPLQMMLPFVMEQAEALRGAVQAIKSGQPLGDGIGPMVIGKMMLQSEKIPIGLETVYAESDFEGRKLVLLKAEGPSATVGRPGDAVEILVAEKKLDLIIMVDAGLKLEGETSGTVAHGFGAAIGGIGTDRFQIEEVATKHNIPVYAIVIKQSIKEAITLMTKEIADKADEVESQVYAMIKENTKQGQSVLVVGVGNTLGVSQ; encoded by the coding sequence ATGTGGTTGATCTGGATAGTACCTATCGTGATCTTTGTCTTTTACGGCCAGAGAATTCAGCTTATGGTCACATCTGGTGAGATAAAAAAGGGAATTGAAAAGCTAAACCGATACAAGGATGAAACGAGAAAGGAACTCACTGATTATTTGCAAAAGAAATCCTCAGACGATGTCACAAAAAAAATTGATGGCTATTTGGAATACTTTACTATAATGCCGGTGGATATCGACCCAAACGGAATAATGCTGAAAATAAAGCACCTGTTGCGTTCTAGAGAGGATTACACTAGGGCCCAAGTCGTATCACTTGCGCAAAACCTCACACCGCTTGAGGTAAGCAAAATTCAAAATCTATTGGAGGTAGTAACATCGTTGAATCTGTTGCACAAAATAGTAAGACATCTCTTCCTTACAGCAAAAAAGCAAAACAATTTTCCGCTTATCTTACCGCTCCAAATGATGCTTCCATTTGTGATGGAGCAGGCAGAGGCACTCAGGGGAGCAGTTCAGGCAATAAAGTCAGGTCAGCCACTTGGTGACGGAATAGGCCCGATGGTGATAGGAAAAATGATGCTGCAATCAGAAAAAATACCAATAGGTCTAGAGACAGTTTATGCAGAGTCAGACTTTGAGGGAAGAAAGCTAGTTCTACTCAAGGCAGAAGGTCCTTCTGCTACTGTGGGCAGGCCTGGAGATGCAGTAGAGATTCTGGTTGCAGAAAAAAAGCTAGACCTAATAATCATGGTTGATGCCGGACTAAAACTGGAAGGAGAAACCTCAGGCACTGTGGCGCATGGCTTTGGTGCGGCAATTGGGGGAATTGGAACAGACAGATTCCAAATAGAAGAAGTCGCAACAAAACACAATATTCCAGTTTATGCAATTGTCATTAAACAATCGATCAAGGAAGCAATCACACTAATGACCAAAGAAATTGCAGACAAGGCAGACGAAGTGGAATCCCAAGTATACGCAATGATCAAAGAAAATACAAAGCAAGGCCAATCCGTATTGGTAGTAGGCGTTGGAAACACACTAGGTGTCTCGCAATAA
- a CDS encoding TATA box-binding protein, which yields MPQTKPIVSIENVVASASVDQKMDLNEITRNFPDVEYHPDQFPGLVFRLKSPKTATLIFTSGKMVCTGAKSEEMARSAVKSVVQKLRKGGIKVKKDAVVDIQNIVASINLGGKIHLEQAARTLPRSMYEPEQFPGLIHRMLDPKTVILLFSSGKLVCTGAKKEPDVYRSVNNLHSLLEEKDLMIYD from the coding sequence ATGCCACAAACAAAGCCGATAGTAAGCATCGAAAACGTAGTTGCTTCTGCTTCAGTGGATCAGAAAATGGACCTTAACGAGATTACTCGTAATTTTCCAGATGTAGAGTATCATCCAGATCAGTTTCCAGGACTTGTCTTCAGACTAAAGAGTCCAAAGACTGCAACTCTGATTTTCACATCAGGTAAAATGGTCTGCACTGGCGCAAAATCTGAAGAGATGGCACGTAGTGCAGTAAAGTCGGTTGTTCAAAAGCTCAGAAAAGGAGGTATCAAAGTCAAAAAGGACGCAGTAGTTGATATCCAAAACATTGTTGCATCAATTAACTTGGGTGGAAAGATTCACCTCGAGCAAGCAGCAAGAACTCTACCACGTAGCATGTACGAGCCAGAACAATTTCCGGGTCTGATTCACCGAATGCTTGACCCAAAAACGGTAATCCTGCTTTTCTCATCAGGAAAGCTGGTTTGTACTGGAGCTAAAAAAGAACCAGATGTATACCGTTCTGTTAACAACCTGCATTCGTTGCTTGAAGAAAAGGACCTAATGATCTACGACTAG